Below is a window of Mycobacterium sp. 050128 DNA.
ATCACGGTCTCGGTGTCGCACAAGGCTTTCCACAGCGGATCCCAGTAGCTGTCGTGGAAGCTGGGGTAGCCCAACACCGCCGGGTTCTCGCTGAACGTCAACGCGTGCACGCCGCGCTCGGCGTTGCGCCGCACCTCCGCCGCGCACGCCTCGGCGTCCCAGATCACCGGCAGGCACATCGGGATGAACCGCGCCGGATACGCCCCGCACCACTCCTCGACATGCCAGTCGTTGTAGGCCCGCAGCAGGGCCAGGCCGAAGTCGCGGTCCTCGATGGCGAACAGCCGGCCGGCGAACCCGGGGAACGTCGGAAAACAGATCGAGGCGAAGATCCCGCCCGCGTTCATGTCCTTGATCCGCTCGTCGACGTTGTAGCAGCCCGGCCGGATCTCGTCGAGCCCCTGCGGTTCCAGCCCGTACTCCTCCTTCGGCCGGCCCGCCACCGAATTGAGCGCGACGTTCGGAATCACCACATCGCGAAATTGCCAGCTATCGCTGCCATCTGGGTTGTGCACCAGCCGCGGCGCCTCTTCGACGTATTTCTTCGGCAGGTGATCCTTGAACATGTCGGGCGGCTCGACGATGTGGTCGTCGACGCTGATCAGGATCATGTCGTCTTTGGTCATGTCCGCCCGCTTCCCGATGCTTGGCTGTAAGACCTTACTGTTGGGGCAACGGTACAGCAGCCGACGTCGCGGCGAAAGCATGCGATGAGACCGCAGCCACGCGTGCGACGAGTGCGCGACCAGGGCGCGAATTTCGCCGATTTTGCGGCGTCAGCGCACACTCAAAGCCCTCAGCGCGCACTGGAACAAGAGCCGACGGGTTAGGCCCCGGTCGGCACCAGGCGCAGCGAGATCGAGTTGATGCAGTAGCGCTGATCCGTCGGCGTCGGGTAACCCTCGCCGTCGAACACGTGACCGAGGTGACTGTGGCAGTTCGCGCAGAGCACCTCGGTGCGTGTCGTGCCCATCGAATGGTCTGCCCGCAGGATCACCGCATCCGAATTGGCCGGATCGAAGAACGACGGCCAGCCGCAGTGCGAGTCGAATTTCTCCGTGCTGCGGAACAACTCTGCCCCGCAGGCCCGGCACTCATACACGCCCTCGGTTTTGGTGTCGGTGTACTCACCGACGAACGGGCGCTCGGTGCCGGCGCGACGCAGCACCGCAAACTCCTCGGGAGTCAGTTTCTTGCGCCACTCGTCGTCGGTCAGCTGCAATTTGGGCTGCGACACGTCGGAAGTCATGTCTCCACGCTAGCCCTAATGGAGGTGACCCGCCGCGCCCGACTGAGCCGCGCTTGCGATCGCCGCGTCGTGCTCGCCCTCGGACGCCAGCCAGGCGGGATCGATCCCGCCGTCCAGCCGGTTTTCGGCCTTGGCGTCGCAGTAGCGGAAGTAGAGCACCGTGAACACCACGATCAGCAACAGCGACCAGCCGTAGGTGATCTTGAGGTATTCCAGCGCCCGGCCCCATCGCATCCAGTTGAACAGCAGCCACCGGTCCAGCGTCATGAAGCCGTAGATCCCCAGCCAGGCCGGCCAATTGCGGATCGTGGAATTGGGCAGCACGACCGTCATCAGGAACGGGAACAGCATCATCGAGTAGTAGCCCTGCGACAGCGACAGTGCCAGCCACGACCACAGCAGCAGCACGCCCGCCGAGGTGGTGAACCAGAACAGCGGGTCACGGGTGCGGTAGTAGCGGTACAGCAGCCAGATCGCGCCGAACGCCAACACCGTGAACAGCAGTCGCAGGAACACGATCAGCCAGGTGGGCAGGCCGAAGTACAGACCGTTGCCCTCGATGGAGCTGTTGAAGTAGTCGCGGGTGCCCAGGAAGTACGGCACGGTTTTCGTGACGAAGTCCATCGGATCGGCGACCAACGGCCACGCGGCCGCATTGATGGCGATCGGAACCGCCAACGCCGGCACCAGCGCCCGCCACTGGCGATTGAGCAGCGGCAGCAGTAACAGCGGGAGCAGCACCGGTTTCAACGTGAGCGTTAGCCCGATCACGAAACCGGCCCACCACTGATGCCTTTGCTTGCCATCCAGCAGCCACCACAGAAAGAGCATCTCGGCGAGCAGCACGCAGCCGTTGATGTTGGTGAACACCAGCGTGTTCGTCACCGTCTCGGTGCAGAACATCGCCAGCAGCAGGGCCGGGGCGGCCACCGAGGCCAGCGTGAATTTGAACAGCCGCAGCAGCAAGTACCAGGCGATCAGGATTGCGATCGTGTTGATCAGGATGAACAGGTAGCGCGACGGCGCGAACGGCAGGTAGCCGAAGGGCGCCATCAGCAGCGTGCCGCCGGGCGGATACAGGTAGTGCGGGTCGACATAGTCGAAGTGCTCGTTGTAGATGTCCCAGCCTTGCCGGAAGTTCAGCACCGCCCGGTAGACCGGTTTGAAGTCGTCGGTGATATTGCCGTTGGTGGTGATCACGATGCTGCGGTGCAGCACCGAAAAGATCGCCGCCGGCCACAGCGCGGACCGCACAATCGTCGCGGTGCTGGGGGGCCCGGAGCGGGGACGGAAGGCGGCCAGCACCCAATCGCGCAGGCCGGTCCGAGTCGAGTCAGCTGCCGTCACCAGCGCACCGTACACCGCGGCGTGGGGCCGTCAGCTCAGGCGGGACAGTATGTGTCGGTGCCGGGCAGCTTGCCGCTGTTGAGATAGCCGACCATCGGCGGGGTCGCGCAGGGCGTGTAGATGCTCGCCCCGTGACCGATGCCCTGCCACATCACCCGCCGGCTGGCCGCGCCCGCGTTGATGATCGTGGCCGCCGTCTGGGCCACGCCTTCGGAGCCGACGATCGGGTCGCTCTGCACACCCAGCAACACGACGTCGACCTTGAGCTCCTTCGGCGGTGCCGGCGGCGAGATCGTGGGCCAGTGCACGCACTTGACCAGGTTGAGCGCGGCGACCGTGCCGAACTGCGGATAAAGCTTGCCCCAGGCAACCACGAGTTCACGGATCCGGTCCGGGGTCGGACGGTTGATCGCGTCGCTGCAGGAGTTGACGAACTGACCGTCGGTGTCCTGGAGGGCATCGGCGTGGTTGATCAGGCTGGTCAGCTGATTGGTGTCGCCGGAGCGGGCCGCGGCCAGCGCGTTGGCCAGGCTCGTCGTGGCGTTGACGCGGCCGCCGGACGGGAAGCCCAGCGCGACGGTGATCGCGTTGACGACCTCGGCCAGCGAGGCGCCGCCAGGCCCCCGGCCGGCCCGGGCATCGGCCAGCAGCGCACTGACGGCGCCCTTGGGATCGGGACCCAGCGCGCAGTTCACCGCGATGCATTGAGAGGCGAACGCGTCGAGCGCGGCCTGCTGGCCCTTGACCTGTTGCTCGGCGGCAGTTTCGGCGTTGACGCCCAACGCAATTGGCGAATCAAGCATCAGCCGGGCGACCTTGTCGGGTCGCGACGACGCGTAGCTCAGCGCGACCTGGGCGCCGTTGCCGATGCCGAGCAACGCGACCGCCGGCACGTCCCAGAGGCTGCGCAGCCGTTCGATGTCGGAGGCGGCATGCGAGTTGTCGTAGGCGCTGTCACCCGGCGCGATCGCGTCGGTGCAGCTCGTCGTCGCGTTGTTGGAGATGTCGGACAGATTGGCGACCGGGTCGTCGCCACTCTGGAATTGCGCCTGATCGCGCATGGCCTGGCGGTCTGCGCGATCCCGGCAATCGATCGGGGCCGACATGCCGATGCCGCGGCGGTCCACGGCGACGATCGGGTGGGCCTGCAGCAGATCGTTGCCCGACCGGGCGAGCCACACCGGCAACTGCGCCGACGACGGCAGGTCGGAGCCCGTCGTGAAGACGACGGGGCCGGCGTCCTGCGGGGTCTGGTTCGACCGGGCACGCACCACGCCGACCGAAACCGTCCCCGATCCGCCGTTGACCGGATCGAGATCGGCGTCGTAGTTCGCGCAATCCAGCCGCACGCCGGCCGGGGCATTGCGCACGCCGGCGTCGTTGAACACCTTCGACGTGCAGTCGCGCCACGACAAGTCGTTCTTGGGGGCGGCGATCGGCGGCGGACCGGCGGGCGGCGGCTTCGTGGGGGCGGCGCCCTGTGGCCGGGCGCCGGAGTTGGTGGCGAAGCGCGGGTCGGCGGCCAGGCCGGGAACGCACGCGGTGAGCAGCGCGGTGACCGCGACCAGGGTGGTCGCGGACCTGATGTGCCGACTCATGCCGACCACAGTAGCCATGCCGCGCGGTTTCGCCGGGCTCGGCACGATTGCCCGCCTTCTCCTCACCCCGCTGCGCGGGGCGCATCGTCACCGGGCTAAGAGGGCTGAGTCCGGACGTAGCGCGTGTACAGGTAGCCGGCGTCGTCGCTCAGGAGGTGGGTGCAGTCCATCCGGGTCAGCGCCTGACCGGCACCCGTCGCGATGCGCCGGGCGAGCCCGCCGACGATAAACGGCGCGATCGTCAGGCATAGCTCGTCGAGCAGGTCCCGTTGCATCAACGCGCCCAACAGCATCGGCCCACCTTCGGTCAGCACGCGACGCATTCCGCGGGCCCGCAGGATCGCCAGCAGCGCGCCCTCGTCGACCTTGTCGGGATCGCGTCCGGAGCAGTCGACCACTTCGGCCAGGTCGCCGAGGAAGCGGCGGGTCTCGTCGGCCGCGGCCGTGCACGTGAGCACCAGCGGCGGCACCTCGGTACGGGTGAACACCCCCATCTCCCGTTCCAGCCGGCCGGATTTGGTGACGATGGCCAATTGCGGCACTTCGGTCTGCCCGCGGGCCTGCCGGCGTTGCCGCTCGGCGATGCTCGCGTGCGCGCCGGAATAGCCCTCGATCCGCACGGTGCCCGCGCCGACGACGATGACGTCCGCGAGCTCGCGCAGCAGGAAGAAGATCAACCGGTCACCGGGCCCGGCCATCGAGCCGCTCTTGCCCTCGGCGGTGGCGCCGCCGTCGATGCTGGTGATGAAATTCGCCCGCACCCAGGTCATGTCCCCGTCCGGGTAGGCGTAGAGCCCGGGGAGTTCGCCGTCGCCGAGTTCGCGCCCCGATCCGAGCAGGGTCAACGAGATGTCGGCGGCTCTGCCGGTGCCTGACTCGGGCATGAGGACGATTGCAGCACGCCGTTAGAGTTTGCGCATGCACGGGTCCACGTCCGCGGATGGTCTCGCGTGCGTGGAGCATCTGGTGGATCGGCATCCGAGCGTGTCGCCGCAACGGCTGATCGCCCAATTACGGCCTCCGCCAACGTTCGCCGACGTCAGCTTCGGGACCTATCGCCCGGATCCGGCGGAACCGAGCCAGGCCGCCGCCCTGGTGGCGTGTCAGGACTTCTGCCGCCAGGCCCAGGAGCGGCGGGCGGGCCGGCGAAAACTGTTCGGAAAACGAGAGGTGCTGCCCGGCGTCGGCATCTACCTGGACGGCGGATTCGGGGTCGGCAAAACGCATCTGCTGGCCTCGGCCTACTACCAACTGCCTGGGTCGGGGCCGGGTGCGCCGGAGCATCCCAAGGCATTCGCGACGTTCGGGGAGCTGACCCAGCTGGCCGGGGTGTTCGGGTTTACCGAATGCATCGACCTGCTGGCCGACTACACCGCGGTGTGCATCGACGAGTTCGAACTCGACGATCCGGGCAACACCACACTGATCTCGCGGCTGCTGTCGTCGTTGGTCGAGCGGGGAGTGTCGGTAGCCGCCACCTCCAACACGCTGCCCGAGCAGCTGGGGGAGGGCCGGTTTGCCGCTCAGGATTTTCTGCGCGAGATCAACACGCTGGCAAGCATTTTCACCACCGTGCGGATCGAGGGCCCGGACTATCGGCACCGCGGCCTGCCGCCGGCGCCGCAGCCTCCGTCCGACGACGAGGTCGTCGCGCGCGCTGCCGAAGTGACCGGTGCGACACTGGACGACTTCGATTCCCTGTGTGCGCATTTGGCGACCATGCACCCGTCGCGCTACCTGACGCTGATCGAGGGAGTGACGGTGGTGTTCCTGACCGGGGTGCACGGCATCGACGACCAGAACGTGGCGCTGCGACTGGTGTCACTGACCGATCGCCTGTACGACGCCGGCATTCCGGTGGTGGCCTCCGGTGCGAAACTGGACACCGTCTTCAGTGACGAGATGCTGGCCGGTGGGTACCGAAAGAAGTACTTACGGGCTATTTCTCGGTTGCTGGCGCTGACGGCCGCGGCTACCCAACCTCGCGGATCATGACGTAGTCGTTTTCCAGGTGATCGCCGACTTGAAACGTCCTTCTGCCGTTGATCTTAAATCCGCTCTTGGTGTAAAAGCGTTGTGCGCGTTGGTTTGCCTTGCTGACACCCAGCCACACGCAGCGCACGTCCCAGTCGGCTGTGACGGCCAGCGCGCTTTCCATCAGCGCCGCCGCCGCCCCGCTGCCGTGGTAGTCGGGCAGCACATACAACTTGGATAGCTCTGCGGCAGGGCGGATTTCGACCGCCAGCTGCACGCCGGGGTGGTCGGAGACGCCGTGAACAAGCATGGCGTAGCCGACAATCCGGTCGTCGCGGCGCGCGGTGAGAACGGCCCGTTGCGGGTCGTTGAGATACTCGACGAACCGGGCGGGCGACAGGTTCGCGTCGACGAAGGACGCGATGTTCTCCGGCGTCGCCGTCGGCGGGCATGCCAACGGAAAGGTAAGGGCCGCAACGTTAGCCAGTTCTATGACGTCGACGGAATCCGTCGCGACACGCTGGACGGCTAGTGTCAGAGGTTCCACTGAGCGAGGTGCTTGCCGGTCTTGCGGTCCAGCAGCACGACGTTGGAGACCGGATCGCGGTAGGCATCCCAATACACCCCGCCGCGCACGACCGCGCCGTTCGGGGCGTTGGTGAGCACGTTGTCCAAAGCGTCGGGTGCGTCGGAGGCGCGCGGCTTGTAGGCGTCGGCGAACGGAGTCACCCCGTCGAAGCTGAACGCGGTCGCCATGATGAACGGGTTGGGCACCTGGATCGCGCGGACCGTCACGTCGGCACGGTTAGGGGTGCTGCCGGGGAAGCTTTTGATCGGAACGCCGCTGCGGGTGTAGCCGAACCCGGGCGGCGGATCGCAGGGCGTCACGCTGCTGACGGTGACGTCGGCGATGTAGGTGCCGGTGTCTACCCGCAGGGTGTCGCCGATGTGACCGATCGGCGCGTCCTGCGCCGACGCACGCCCAGCGGCAACGCCGGCCGTGCTCGCGGCGGCGATGAGCAAGGTCGACAGGACGATCAGCCAGCGGCGCATCTTCGAATAATTGCACATCGGCGCCGCCCGGCGGGAGGGGTCGCGGCGTCCGGTCAGCCGTCTTGACCAGCCGCTCGGGTCGGTCGCGGCGGCCCGTTAATCGCCGTCGCGCGGCTCGAGCGCGGCAAACAGGTCCCGGCGAAAGTGTCAACCGCGGGTTGACGATCTGGAGGCCCGGAATCCCTGCCCGCGGTGGGATGCGAATTCGCCGCTGGTCTGCGACGATCATGAGGTTATGAGACGCCTCCTGTTGCTGGTAAGCGCCGTCGCCATGGTCGGCACCGCCGCCCCGGCGTACGCCGACGCCATGGATGACCAATTCCTCGCCGCGCTGACGGCGTCCGGCGTCACCTTCCCGGACCCGGGCCGGGCGATCGCGGCGGGCAAGTGGGTGTGCCAGGCGGTCGGCCAGGGCACGCAGATGGTCGACGTCGTCAAGACCGTGGAAGACCGTAACCCCGGGCTGCGCGAGGAGAACGCGGCGAAGTTCGCGGCGATTGCGGCCACGGCCTATTGCCCCGGATCGCTGCCGCACACCACCTCGACCGCCGCTCCGCAATAACGACGCGCTAGTTGTCCTCTTCGGAGGGCTCGGCCGTGGGCAGCGCTGCGCGACCCCGGCCGGGTGCCCGGCCCAGTTCCAGCGGCCCCAGCCCGGCCACGGCGCGTGGGGGAGTCGTCGGGCTGCGGCGCCTGCGCCAATGGCCGGCGCGTGAGACGCGAAAATCGGCCGCCCATCTCCACTCGTAGGTTTGCGCCGTGCCCAGGTTCGACGCCAGGGCGGCCATCCGCAGGTCGGCGTTCTCGGTCGAAATCCAAGAGGCGATGACCCAGACATTGTCGAGCTCGTCTTCGGAAATCTCGAAACCCCAAGACATTTCGGCGTCCTCGCAGCCCATCGACGGACGCGTCTCGGGCTTGGGCGTCGACACCTCGAACGCCTTGCCGTCTGCTTCTAGATCCAGGCCCACCTCATAGCGCACGGTGGGTCCGACCATACGCAGGCTCACTTGCAGACGGGCGACGTTCCTTCGGCGCGGGGTGAGCCGATCGACCACCAGCACGACGCCCTTGGCCCCCGACCTTCGACGGCGGGCCCGCAGTTGCTTCCACGTGAAAAACAGTCCGACCACGGCGATGATGCCGATAAAGACATCGAGAACAATCAAGATGGCAGCCACGTCGTCCTAGCCAACACCATCCGCCCGCGGCTCGCCCGGCCAACTAGGCGGGATGCGTGTTTTCAGCAACTCTGGGAGAATTCGGAAGTTATGAGACGTCTCGTGATGCTGCTCAGCTTCGCTTTCACGATTGTCCTGGCGGTTCCGGCGCACGCCGACCCCAGCCCGAGTCCCAGCCCCGAACCGGATCCGGCCGCCGATGCCAACTTCCTCAAGGAGCTCAAAGACGCCGGGCTCACCTTCCAGGACCCGGCTGCCGCGATATCGGCCGGTAAGACGGTGTGCGCACTCGTGGACTCGGGACATACCGACCAGGAAATCGTCAACAACCTTCAGCTGCGCAATCCGGGATTCGCCGAGAACGGCGCGGCCAAGTTCACGGCCATCGCGGCCGGCTCGTATTGCCCGCATTACCTGACCGGTGAGGGGCGCGGACCCAAGCCTGACGGTGCTCCGTAACTAGCGCCGGCTAAGCCGCAATACGCTGTGGGCCATGCCCGTTGATCCGGGCCCGCTGACATGGGGCGCCCTGGTCCAGACCTGGTGTCTGGATCCCACCTCCGCGATCGCGATCGTGTTGGTCGCCGGCACATATGCGTGGTGTTACCGGAATGCCCGCGGCGGTACCCGGTCCGTCGCGCAGGCCGGCTGCTTCGGCGTCGGCATTGCTCTGTGGGTCCTGGCGACCGTCAGCGCGATCGGCAGCTACGCCTACGTCCTGTTCTGGATGCGCGCGCTGCAGGTACTGCTGTTGCTGTATGTGGTGCCGTTCTTTCTCGCGCAAGGCAAACCGATCACGGTCCTGCGTGACGCGGCGGGGCCGGGCGTCCGCGAGCGCATCGACCGGCTGCTGGGCACGCGGTGGGCTCGAGTGCTGGTGCACCCGTTGACGACCTCGCTGGCGATGCTGGCCACCCCGTGGCTGCTCTACCTGACGCCCTGGTACACCGCGGCCCTGCAAAACCAATGGATCGGCGCGCCCACTCGAATAGTCTTGGTAATCATAGGATTTGGTTACTTCTACGCCCGGCTGCAGGCGGATCCCGTGCCGCGCAGGTACCCGCAACTGATCTCGTTGCTGATCTCGGTCGGCGAGACCCTGGGCGACGGACTGCTGGGGCTGGTGATCTGGCAGGGCTCGTTGATCGCGGCGGCGTACTACTCGGCGCTGCATCGCTCGTGGGGGCCGGATCAGCGGCTCGACCAGACCATCGGTGCGGGCGTGCTGTGGATTCTCGGCGACGTGGTCGGGTTGCCGTTTGTGCTGCTGTTGATGCGGGCGTTGTCACGCGACGAACGCGCGCAGGCCGTCCAGGTCGATGCCGAGCTGGACCGAACCGAGGCCGTCGAGAGCGAACGGGCCGCTGCCTCGGGGCTGTGGTGGGAGAACGACCCGCAAATGCGCGACCGGTTCCGCCGGGGCTGAGCGGGCCGCAAGCCGTCGAGCGTCCTTCACACTCCCGCAATGTCGCCGACGGCTTCGCGGTAGCGCTGCGCGCCGGGGTGTGGTTTGTTAATCGGGAAACTATTTAAGGTGATTCATTTTCCGTTCACCCAGGATCCGCTATGTTGCGCGAGACGCTAGCAAATCGGGACGACAGTCAAGGGAGCCAATCGTGAAGAAGCTATCGGTGGCGGCAGCTGGTCTGGCGGCAACCACTTTGGTGGTCGGCGTAGCGGTTACGGGGTGTGGCAGCGACAAGTCCTCCAGTCCCTCGTCGTCGTCGAAATCGTCGACGACGAGTTCGTCCGCGGCGTCCTCGTCGTCGGCGGCTCCGGCGTCGACCAGCGCTGCCGCGCAGCCGTCGGACTACAGCAACCTGCTGATCAAGGCCACCGACATCGTGGTGCCGGGTGACAGTTTCACCGGGCCCAAAACACGCCAACTGACCGACCCGGCGCCGGGCATCGAGGGTGTGTTCACCAACCAGGCCGGTTCGCGTAGCATCGTCGACTCGCTGCTGGTGTACCCGGACCCCGGTGCGGCCGACAAGGACCGCGACTCGCTCACCAAGTCCTACACCGACCCGCAGAACGGCGCCATCAAGGGCGGAACGCCGGCGCCGGCCGACGTGGGCGTCGGCGGCACGATCATCTCGGGGCCCTCGGCCGACGGCAGTAAGGCGAAGACGTCGGTGATCTTCGGCGAAGGCAAGGTCGTCGCGCTCATCGAGTTCGAGGGCGCATCGAATGACCCGGTGCCACCGGAGATCGTGCTCGACGTGGCGCGCAAGCAGGACGCGGCCATCAAGGCCGGGCTGCCCGGCTAGACAACGACATGCGCGGCAGTGCGGCGCATGTCAGATCAGCAGCAATGCTCGCCGCGCCAGGCCGTGCGGCCCTCGCGCACTGCCACGGCCGCGATCACCAATGCCACCACCGGATCTGCCCACGCCCAGCCGAACAGGTAGTTCAGCAGCAGGCCGACCAGCAGCACGCCGGATAGGTAGGTGCACAGCAGGGTCTGGTTGGAATCGGCGACCGCGCTGGCCGAACCCAGCTCGCGGCCGGCGCGGCGCTGCGCGTAGGACAGCAGTGGCATGACCACCAGCGACACGGCCGCCAAAACGATTCCGGCAGTGGATGTTCCAGCGGTCTGGCCGCCGGCCAGGGACCGGATGGATTCGGCCGTCACGTAAATCGCCAAGGCGAAGAATGACAGCGCGATGACCCGCAATGCCGCGCGTTCTCGGGTCTCGGGGTCGTGTCCGGAGAATTGCCAGTAGACCGCCGCGGCCGAGGAGACCTCGATCACCGAGTCCAGTCCGAACCCGATCAACGCGGCCGACGACGCCACCGCCCCGGCCGAGAGCGCGACGATCGCCTCGATGATGTTGTAGGTGATCGTCGCCGAGACCAGCAGCCGCACCCGTCGCGACAGCACGGCACGCCGTTGCGGCGCAACAAGGTTCGTGGTCTCGGTGCCGCAGCACCCGTCATTGCAGCAGTCGGTCTCCGGTGCCGACCGCGGCAACACGGGGCCGACCTGGTTCGGGGCATCCCCGTCGATCATCGCGCCGCACCCGTCTTGCCGGCGGCGGGTTCGGTTAGGCACGGCTGATCGGTGTCGACGGCGAGCACCACCTGAACCAGCTCGCTCAGCGCTCGGGCCAGGTGCGCGTCGGCCAACGCGTAGCGGACCTGCCGTCCCTCGTAGCTGGCTACCACCAAGCCGCAACCACGTAGGCACGACAGGTGATTGGACACGTTCGACCGGGTCAGGCCAAGCTGGGACGCCAATTCGCCCGGGTAGCGCACGCCGTCGAGCAACGCCACCAGAATTCGGCATCGCGTCGGATCCGCCAGCGCCCGCCCCAACCGGGCCAGCGCCGATTCCCGCGCTTCACACGTCAGCATTCGCAGAATAATACAGCCGTGACTGTATTGTTGCTAGGGCCCCGCGCGGGCGGCCTCTTCCAGGAGATCGGCCGCGCAGCCGACGCTTTCGGCCGGCGTGGCCATCAGGGCCGCAATCGCACGGGCGCGGGTGGTGTACTCCGGAGCCAGGATGCAGCGCAGTGCCGCGACCAGCGAATCCAGCGTGGTCGTCCGAAATTCGCCGCCGGAGCCGACTTTCAGCCGTTGCACGGTCTCGGCCCAGACCTGTTGATCGTCGACCCCGAGTCCGAGGATCAACGCCGGGATTCCGGCCCGCATGCCCGCTGCCGTGGTGCCGGCGCCGCCGTGGTGCACGACCGCGCGGCACGCCGGGAATACGGTCGCATGGTTCACCTCGCCGACGACTTTGACGTGGTCGAAGTGCGCAGCGACGGTGAAGTCATTGGGGCCGGAGCAAATCAGTGCCCGCTCGCCCAGCTGTGCGCAGGCCTCGGTGATCACCGAGACCGTGTCGGCCGAGGCGACCCGCACGCCGCTGCCGAAGCCGAAGTAGATCGGCGGCGTCCCGGCCTCGATCCACGCCAACGCCTCGCCGTCGGCATCCGCCGGCAACTCCAAAGTCAGGGAGCCGACGAATGGACGACGCAGACCCTGTTGGGCCCAGTGCGCGGCCAGCCCGGGGAAACAGAGCCTGTCATAGGCCTGGATCTCCAGCGCGTTCGATCCGGGTGCCTGCGCCAGGCCCAGTTCGGCGCGCTGGGCGTCTTCGGCCTCGGCGGCCAGGCCGGCCAGCATGTCATTGGTCCCCGCCGCGCCGTCCGGGAAGAAGTGCAGCGCGGCCCGCGGAATGCCGTGGTAGTGCGCGACGTTAGCGGCCAGTCCCTGCTCGCTCTTGCCCGTCAGCACCAGGTCGGCGCCGTTCGCGAGCTCCAGCAGCGACGCGCCCCACTGCGCCCAGGCCGCGCGGATCTGATCCGTGACCGCGGC
It encodes the following:
- the cmtR gene encoding Cd(II)/Pb(II)-sensing metalloregulatory transcriptional regulator CmtR → MLTCEARESALARLGRALADPTRCRILVALLDGVRYPGELASQLGLTRSNVSNHLSCLRGCGLVVASYEGRQVRYALADAHLARALSELVQVVLAVDTDQPCLTEPAAGKTGAAR
- a CDS encoding glycosyltransferase, with product MKFALAGYGSRGDIEPFAAVGRELLRRGHDVSMAVTPNMIGFVESAGLAAGAFGPDPPQHKDFSHTTLQNPVLMMAAVTDQIRAAWAQWGASLLELANGADLVLTGKSEQGLAANVAHYHGIPRAALHFFPDGAAGTNDMLAGLAAEAEDAQRAELGLAQAPGSNALEIQAYDRLCFPGLAAHWAQQGLRRPFVGSLTLELPADADGEALAWIEAGTPPIYFGFGSGVRVASADTVSVITEACAQLGERALICSGPNDFTVAAHFDHVKVVGEVNHATVFPACRAVVHHGGAGTTAAGMRAGIPALILGLGVDDQQVWAETVQRLKVGSGGEFRTTTLDSLVAALRCILAPEYTTRARAIAALMATPAESVGCAADLLEEAARAGP